Genomic DNA from Peptostreptococcaceae bacterium:
AATTAAGACTGAGCTGCCGGATGAGCCTATCATGATTTTTTCCGACGGAAAGAAGCTCTACAGGGTGTTCCAAAACGTATTGGACAACGCTCTGAAGTATTCGCTTGAAGGTTCACGGATTTACATGAATCTCCAAGTGGATGGCGAAAACGTAGTAGCAACAATCAAAAATACGGCGAGCTATGAGATGAACTTCACAGAAGACGAGATTCTTCAGCGGTTTAGCCGTGGAGACAAGTCTCGAACATCTGAAGGGAGCGGATTGGGGCTTTCCATAGCTGAAAGTTTCACAAGAGTATGCGGAGGAAACTTTAAGGTTTTAGTAGATGGTGATTTGTTCAAGGTCGTAATTTCGTTCAAACGGGAGAGGCGTTTTGAAGCCGTATAGCAATTGTCTCGAATTGGATTATTCTCGCATGAAATGATAAAATAAGTAGAGCAAGCAAATAGGCGGCGGATAATGACGAATCCGACATAGGGAGATTGATAAATGAATATTGAAAAATTGAGGTTGGCGGAAGATAGGTTTTTGATGCAATATCCCGGCGGATTTTCCAATCCGGAAATGCTTGAGATCGCAAAGAAACACAAGATTGAAAAGATGATTGAAATGACGAAAAGATCTCTTTCGAGTGATAGTTTTAAGGATCCAATTGCAGCCGTCGAAGCGATACAGAAAATTGTGGCAGGAGCTTCCATGGTATCGATATTTGAGAAAACCAGGTTCAGGGATATTGTTAGAGATATGAGCGATGATGAGAAGATTAAGTTAAGTGGCAGCATGGATGAACTTCTTCATGGCGACCAGGAAAAGGGATTCAATAAAATGCTCGATATTTTGCAAAAATACAAGATGGCCAAGTGGACCATACTGACAGTTTGCCTTCTTTATTCAAATCCTTCAGAAGAGGTTTTCATCAAACCGACAACGACAAAAGGGGTAATTAAATATTTCGAGCTTGAGGGCGTCGAGTACAAACCGCAACCAAGTTACGAATTTTATAGAGAATACAGGCGGCAGATAAATGAAATGAAAAAGGAGATGGACGAATCCTTGAGGGTGGACAATGCAAGCTTTTGCGGATTTTTTATAATGGCAATGGAACTTTAGAAAGCCCGGTTAGCCAATCCAAATATTTTCAATAAGGAGAGATGCTTTATGAGCCAATGCGATTGCTGTCAGTCTGAAATAATAAGTTTGCGTTTGGAGGACAGAAGTTGTCCTGTTTGCGGGAAAAGAGGAGAACCTGTATCCCTTTTAACAGTCAGGAGCCTGGTGAAAAACCCTAGTGATGTGAAACTTTCAGATTATTATATTTGCAAAACCCATGATTGTGACGTAATATATTTTGGCGATGGATCCAAGATACTAAAGGATCAGCTAAAAGTCCCGGTTTGGTTTAAAAAGGATGCACAGCCTGTCATACTCTGTTATTGCTCGAATATCACAGACAAGGATATTTTGAAGGCCATGATGGAATTGAAAACCAATGATATCGAAAAGATTCTTAACTATAATGGGTCGAGAAAACCTTGCGAGTGCGAAAAAAACAATCCCACTGGAAAATGCTGCTACAATGTCATTAGGAACTTTATTAGCGAGGCCGAGAAAAATATGCAGTGAGAGAAATGCAAAAGACCGATCGCATCAAGAATTAGTTTTTTTTATTAAACAAGGCATGGATAAAATCGAACTATTTCAAGAGGAAAACTTAACGGCGAGAGAAAACATCTATTAATGCATATCAGAAACGATTATAATATATAAAAATGAAATGGAGGAATACAAATGAAAGTAGTTGCAATTAATGGCAGCCCCAATAAAGAAGGTAACACCTACTATGCGCTAAGAATCGTTGCTGATGAGCTGGAGAAGGAAGGCATTGAAACTGAAATTATCCATATTGGAAACCGCGTTATTAGAGGGTGTACGGCTTGCGGGCAATGCGGCAAAAACAAGGACGAGAAATGCGTTTTTGGCCAAGACGGTGTAAACGAATGTGTGCAGAAAATGAAGGAAGCGGATGGAATGCTTTTGGGCTCTCCGGTACATTATGCAGCAGTTGCTGGGACGATGAAATCGTTCTTGGATAGGGCTTTTTATGTAGCAAGCAAAAATGGAGGGCTTTTCAGACACAAGGTTGGGGCATCGGTAGTCGCAGTAAGGCGCTCCGGTGGGCTTCCGGCATTCAATCAGCTGAATAATTACATCAATTATGCTGAAATGATTGTACCGACCTCGAATTATTGGAATGTTATCCACGGTACTGCGCCGGGAGATGCACTTAAGGACGAAGAGGGCCTACAGATCATGAGAGTATTGGGTAAAAACATGGCGTGGACAATGAAAGTCTTGAAGAGTGGCAAGAAAAACATTATAGAGCCTGAAAAAGAAGGTAAAACATATATGAGTTTTATAAGATAGAGCAGCATTTTCGTTATTTAGCAAGACAATGCATACCCGTTAAGGGTTATGCATTGTCTTGCTTTTGTTTAAAACATAAAAGGAGGCTATTAAAATGTCTGATTACAAGGTGCATAAGTTTGACAGCGAGAACGGAATTGACCATGAGGAATTGGAAGGTTTTTTAAACAGGCTCGAAGGGCATGTGGAGGCAATTATCCCTGAATTGGGTGAGAATATTATCCTAAAGACGTAGCATCCAGTGTTCAACATTTGCTAATTGTGGAGAGGCTGAAGGAAGAAAACGTCGATTGAAGATTATTTTTGGCAGTGAATAAATCAAAAATGTTATAGTAGTAATACGGTAAAATATATAGAAATGAAGAAAAGGGGATAAGGATGAAAAAAACAAATATTTTGATTGTTGTACTGCTGGTTTTTTCTTTATTTAAAAATTACGGGATGGCTTCGGATATCGAGCAGCTCAGGAATCAAATTAACAACATGAGCAACTCTATGTCAAACGAAATAATGAACATAAGCTCAAGCGTTTACCAGGCTGCGGATGAAATGAAGAAGCAGGCTCTTTGGGTGAGGGAGTCGGAAATAGAGGTCGCGAAAGCAAACGACGATTATTCTGATTTCGAAGCCGATCTGACATTTACGATCAATGAAAAGAAGAATGGGGAAGAACTTTACATCATTGCAACATCAGAGGATGGTGGCAAAAGCGAAAGAATCGAAATACCTGAAAGCGAAGGAATGACATATAGCCTGCAGCTTGAGCTTGCGGATGATAATTATTCATTCGAGCTTATGGGAACTGACGAAGCGGGCTCAAGGACCGAGAAACTCGCAGGGATTAATTTAAAAGGAATAGCAAATAGGATGGTCGAGATAGATGGAAGGGTGCCAAGCATTAAGTTTAGCCATGATCCCGACATAGGCACAATCGATTTCTATGTTACTCTTTTGTCTGTTCACCCCAAGGTGCTGGGTGAATTGTCAGGCCTAGCAAGGGATATCGATTTTAAAAGCATAGAGGCGGACGTTTACGTAGGAGAGACCAAGGTTGATACGATAGACCTCTTAAGCGGCAAGGGCTATGAGAAAAAGAATATTGAAGAAATAACGAATGAAATACCGGCGACGCCTGAGTTCGCCGGTGAAGAAACAAATTTGTACCAGTTTGTCGGAACTTACATGTTGGAGGGAGAAGCCTGTAGCGATTATTTGCAAGCTCAGGAGTCAGGAGATAGATATGCGCGAGAAAAAAGCGAGGTGTTTTTCCTGATCCGAGCTACGGATAATAAGGGAAATGTATACAGGGGAGTGTTCCCTGACCATTTCTATCAGCTTGATGGAGATGAAATAAAATTCAGAATGTAAAAGAAAAGCATATTTTAGGGTTTGAATCTAAAAAAAGCACCTATGGAATAAATCCATAGGTGCTTTTTTACCTAAATTAAAGCAAAAGAATAACAATGCGGAGAATATAATGTTAAAAAAATAACATTAAAAACAAGTAAAATGATGTAGCCTAAGAACCAAACATATAAAAATAACATGGAAATTTGTTAAGACAAAGGGTATTGACGAATGTGTTATATGGTGTACAATTAAGATGGTGAGGGAGTAACAGTCCCGAAAGGGAGGCAGAGTCGTCAACACGGATGAAAATCCCGGTTCTGCTGACAAAAGTGTTTTGTGAGACTCAGCAATTTGGATTGCTGTGTTTTTTTGTTTATAAGAAAATATGTAAGGGGAAACCGACATGGATATAATATTACATGAATTATTCACCCAGTGGTCTACTTTGCTTCTGTTTTTAGTCATAGCGATTTCACTTGCGCTGCTGAGTAAAGGTGCCGATATATTGGTAGAAGAAGCGGTCAGCCTGTCTGTTCGTTGGGGAATACCAAAGATGATAATTGGAGCGACGATAGTATCCCTAGGAACAACATTGCCGGAGGCTACAGTATCGGTTTTAGCGGCTGTTAAAGGGAATCCCGACTTGGCACTTGGTAATGCGATAGGTTCAATCATAGCCGACACAGGATTGATAATAGGCATATCGGCATTGCTTGGGAGGCTTCCTGTTGATAAGAGCGTTGTAAATCATCAGGGGAAATTGCAACTTTTGGCAGGGTTTCTACTGGCAGTCGTTGCATTGCCGATTTTTTCCAGAACGGGAAATGGAAATATAAGTCAGATGGTTGGCGGAATTTTTATTTTGCTGTTGATTTCATATATTATTATTTCAATTCGTTGGTCACGGACGGCCCATGGAGCTATGGAACAATTGAAAGCTGATGAAGAAGTCTCATTGCCGATGGTGCTCATAAAACTTTTCATTGGAGTGGTATTGGTTGTTGTTTCTTCTCAAATACTTATTTCATCTGTTGAGATAACGGCAATAAGAATTGGTATACCGCAGGGTATAATTGCTGCTACCCTGGTTGCCTTTGGGACAAGCCTTCCGGAATTGGTAACTTGCGTTACTGCAGTCAGGAAAGGCCATGGCGAAATCGCCATAGGCAACGTTGTAGGAGCGGACATCTTGAATGTCCTTTTTGTTATAGGAAGTGCCGCCATTGTTACCAAGGGCGGACTTGATGTTCCGGTTGTTTTTTATAAGCTGCAGATTCCGGCAATGCTTGTAATATTAACTACCTTTAGGCTATTTACTAGTAGAGCTAAAGAAGGCGAGGAAATTAACAAAATTGAGGGTATGATCCTTTTCGGAATGTATATAATATATCTTGCATTAAATTATTTTATGCTATGATTTTGAAGCTGCGGTTATCCGCAGCTTTCTATTTCTATCTTTCCATTTATGTATGATCCGAGTATGCGGAAAAAAAGCGTATGCTTTTCGAGATGGGCCAAGGCGGACTGCACCTTGCTATCTTTAGTCGAGCCTTCGATATCGACAAAAAAATAGTATTCCCATGGTCTGTTTTCCATTGGTCGGGATTCTATCCGAAGCATGTTGATTCCATAGTCGGACAGATGCTTTAGCGCGCTGTAAAGGCACCCTGGTTCGTGGCGTGTGGTGAAGACCAGACTCGTAAGACCGTTTTCACATGGAGTCATCGGCTTGGAGCTTAGAACGAAAAAACGCGTTGTGTTGTGGCTGAAATTGCTTATGCTTTTTTCGATGACATTGAGATTATGTATCCGACCAGCTGATGCGGAAGCGATAGCGGCAAAAGATGGGTTGCCATTTTCTTTGATGAAAGCGGCGGCAGAATCGGTATCTTTGCATAGCTTCGTTTCATAGTCGTTTATGCGTATGAATTCGGAAGATTGCATGAGCCCTTGGGGGTGAGAGCATACCATTTGAATATCTTTTCGGGATGCACCGGGAAGTCCAAGCAGATGGTGTTCTATATTAACATAAACCTCGCCGACTATGTGAAGTTTGCACTTAATGAGAAGGTCGTATACATCACGGATTCCGCCGGTCGAAGAATTTTCAATTGGGACAACGCCGTAGTCGATGGTTTTATTTTCAAGTGCCTTGAATACATTTTCAAAATGGTCAAAGGAAGTGAAAAAATCTTCGGGGAAGTATTGTTTTGCAGCCTCGTGACTGTAGGAACCTTTTCCGCCAATATGGCCTATCTGTTTGATGCGAAGGATTGGGACGACTGGGTTTTTCATGTGCAAAATCTCCTTTACTATTTTGGGGTTATGGCAAATAAAAAAAAGAAGACTCAAAAGAGTCTTCTCGGCAACCATTGCTGTTGATGTGGAAGGTTCACTCTTTCTTTTTTATGACTTCGATTTGCATGTCAAGAAACCGGCGCTAAATATAAAGCCCCAGCTAAAAAAGAAAGTATTGAATTGTGAAGTTGTGTTCGCATTTAAGTATTTCATAAAAATTCCTCCGAATATATTGTTACTATTCTATATCGGGAATACGTTTAAGTCAATTCTTATTTAAAAAAATCTTGCGCGATTGAAACTGCGGCACGGGCATCCTTACCATAATAGTCGGCGTCGATTTGTCTGGACAATTCCGGACTTAGAACGGCTCCGCCCACGAAGGTATGGCAGGATGGATGTTTTTCATTAAGCAATTTGATGGTTTCGGCCATCGTATCTACAGTTGTAGTCATAAGGGCGCTGAGTCCAACTAATTTAATATCGTTTTTTATGGCTTCTTCTACAATTGCTTCCGGGGTTATATTCTTTCCTAAATCGAGTATTTCGAAGCCGTAGTTTTGAAGAAGCGTCTTCACAATATTTTTTCCGATATCATGCACATCACCCTTCACTGTGGCAAGAATAATGCGTCCCTTGGTTAACCGAGGCCGACCATCTTTTGATAGATGCTCTTGCAGAATCTCGAAAGAACTCTTCACGGTTTCGGCCGAACGAATCAGCTGGGGCAGAAAAAGAATCCGCTTTTCATACTGTTCACCGACATAGTCAAGCGCCGGAATCAAATGGTCATTGACGATTTCCATTGCATCGACAGTTTGAAGCATTTCAAGTGTTTTTTCCTTGACTGCGCCTTTATGGCCCTCCAAGATGATTTGCTTAAGCGATTTTTGGGAGATGTCTGATGATGAAGGTGCTATTGATGGCTCATCGGTGAAGGAAGCCAGATAGTCGCGTGCATTTTCATCTTTACCGGAGAGTACTCTATATGTTTTTACGATATTTTGAATACCCGGCGATAATGGATCTACTATGGGCGCATCAAGTCCGGCTGAAAGAGCCATAGCCAAAAATGTACTGTTTATAAGGTCTCTTCCCGGCAGTCCGAAGGAGACATTGCTTATTCCCAAAACTGTTTTTACACCGAAAAGCCGCTTTATTTCTGTGACGGCTTTTATTGTTTCAATAACTTCCTTTTGCTGGGCCGAGGCTGTGAGCACCAAACAGTCTATGAGAATATCCTCTCTCGGGATACCTGCTTTTAAAGCCCTACGAATGATTTTATCGGCTACTTTTATACGATCTTCAGCCGTTTTAGGGATTCCTTTTTCATCAAGAGTCAGGCCCAATATGCATGCTCCGTATTTCTTGGCTAGTGGGAGTATGGTGCGCAGACTATTTTCCTCTCCGCTTACGGAGTTGATAATGGGTTTTCCATTGCAGATGCGTAGAGCCGCCTCGAGTACCGCAGGCTTTGTGCTGTCTATTTGAAGAGGGGTATCCAATACGTCTTGGATTTCCTTTATGGCCTTGATCATTGCTTCGCGCTCGTCTATTTCGCGTATGCCTACGTTGACATCCAAAATGGCTGCACCGGCCTCTTTTTGCAGAATCGCTTCTGTCACAACATAGTCGAAATCGCCTCTTTTTAGGGCTTCCTTGAAAAGTTTCTTGCCTGTGGGATTTATTCTTTCGCCTATAAGAACGGGATCTTCGCCTATTTGAACGGTTTTAGTTGAAGAACAAACAACAGTTGCTTTCTCCGCTTTTATGGAAACAGGGCGAAGAGTAGCGACTTTCTTTTGCATTTTTATTATGAATTCAGGTGTAGAGCCGCAACAACCACCTAATACCGAAGCTCCGGCGGCTACAAGAGAAGCCATTTCTTCGGCGAAATCATCCGCCGATATATCGAAAGAGGTGACTCCGTTATGGAACTTCGGGAGTCCTGCATTCGGCTGGACCATTATAGGCACATCGGTAGCTTTGCTCATGGCTTCTATGATGGGTTTTAGTTCCGAAGGTCCCAGGGAACAATTGACTCCGAGAGCCGCAACTCCAAGGCGTCCTATTACATGAGCCATTGTAGAAGGATCGGTTCCTGTCAAGGTTCTCCCGTCACGCTGAAATGTCATTGTCGCGAAAATTGGGAGATTTGAGTTTTCGCGCGCGGCCAATACTGCGGCCTTAAGTTCATGAAGATCTGAGACGGTTTCGATGAGTATCAGGTCTGCGCCGCCGGAAACCCCGGCAAGGACTTGACGCTTGAAGATATCGTAGGCTCTTTCGAAACTTAAATCGCCGATTGGTTCGAGAAGCTGCCCGATAGGACCGATATCTAAAGCTACTAGGCTTCCGTTGGATTTGTTTTTAGCCAGAGCAATGGCTTGATGAATAATTTCCTCCACTGAATAATTGGATTCGGCAAGCTTCAATTCGTTGGCTCCGAAGGTGTTGGTTGTTATGATGTCAGCTCCGGCTTCCGCGTATTGCCGATGTATGTCTTCTATAATTTCCGGGTGAAGGAAATTGTATTCCTCGGGTAGTCCGCCTACTGGTAGACCGGATTTTTGAAGCATTGTGCCCATTGCTCCGTCGAAGAAAACGAATTCCTTTCCAAGTTTGTTTTGGAGTTCAAGAGTGTTCAATTTGTGTTTCCTCCTTTTTGAATGGGCATGAAAGTCCGGGCATGCAGTCATTGCAATTACGGATTTTCTCATCGGCAGGCTTTTCCTGAAGTCCGATTATGGCAGTTACGGATTTGCGGGGAATCAGTATCATATTTTCTGTGGTTGCAAGGCCGATACTCCGCTGCGCATCGAGAACCCGCAAAAGTGAAGACTGGATTGTCAGAGGAAAGTCTCCATAACCGGGACTAAACCTATGGGTTGCAAACAAATTGTTTTTCCCCGCATCCAGCCTTATGGAGTTTTCTATTTCGTCACAGAAAGATTCAATAGCAGTTGTAGCCACCGCATCCATGACCAATGCTTCAGACAAATCTGTGCGTCCTATGTATCTGATTAATTTATCCATTTTAGGACCCAGGGTGGCGGCCATTATCACGCAATATTTGGAATCGGCCAAATGATTTCTGATGGATTCGCCTTCAAGTGCAAAATTTTCAGCTTTGACTATTACGGATGACCTCTCTAAATGTAGGGGGAAAGTTCTATGAACGTGCAATGGCATTATTTGTTTTTTGAATTTTAAAAGGCAAAGGTCGATAAGGGTTTCTGTTTGAGTATCGGCTATTTTCTTGCCATATCCGAGATACCTTCTAATTTCTTGCTTGTCGATATTCATGCAATCTCCTTGGTTAAGGCATCCCTGATAGATGAGATGCTGTCGATGATTTTACGTGTCGTTTTTGGTTTATTCATTGTGTACAAATGGATTCCGTCTACACCCCATGAAAGCAAATCGATGATTTGTTCGATTGCGTAGGCGGTCCCGGCCTCTTTTAGGGCTTCGGGATTGCCTTCATACTTGTCCAGAATTCTTGTGAATTTGGGTGGAAGATTGCATCCGCTGAGTTTGATAATATGATCCATTTGGCCTTTGCTTAGAACTGGGAGTATTCCTGCTGAAATTGGAACATCTATGCCTGTCTGCCTGGCCTTGTTTAGAAAATCATAAAAAAGTTCATTGTCAAAAAAGAGCTGGCTGATTAAAAAGTCGGTACCGGAATCAACCTTCCTTTTTACATGAGCAAGGTCAGTTTCTATATTTTCACATTCGGTGTGGCCTTCCGGATAGACAGCTCCACCTACACAGAAATCACCATGATTGCGAATATGCGTTACTAAATCCGAGGCATGGTTGTAGTGAAGGGGATTCGGGAAGTTGAAATTCTTGTCACTCGGCAAGTCGCCTCTGAGCGCGAGAATGTTTTGAATGCCGTTTTTGCTTAGATTCTTCAATACATCGGTTATTTCATTTTTTGTCGATGTGGCGCATGTTAAATGGGCTAAAGTTTCCACTTTGTATTTGTTTCGTATGGTTGAGGCCAGTTCTAAAGTAGTTCTTGCAGTGCTGCCTCCGGCTCCGTAGGTTACGCTTATAAAGTCGGGCTTTAGGTCTTTCAACGCCTCAATTGTATCATAGACCGTATCTATAGGCGTGTTTTTCTTAGGTGGAAATATCTCAAAAGAAATAACAGGTTTCTTCTGTATATACAGGTCTTTTATTTTCATGATATGCTCCTTTGTCGTCAGGGGCGAGTCAAAACGAGATCGCCCCATGTACCCAGTTGATTGTCAATGATAATTAGCAGTCCGCATATGCCCGGAAGAGCTTTGCCCCATGAAAGGGCGTTTTTTATGTCGTCACTGGTTTTCACTCGATTTGCAATTGCCGTGGCGGCTGCATCTGCAAGGCATATGTTTTGAGAAATAGCAACGACCCCGTCGGCATTGCCGAAACTTAGAGAGTGTCCGATTTTGCCGGATGAAGTGCAGATTCCCAATGGGAAACTCGAAGGTTTAATAGAAAGAGCCAGCTTTTCGGAAAAGGGAGAGTCTCCGGCGTGAATCAGCACTTTTTTTGTCCTTTCGCTTTTAATAAACAAATCTCCTCCGTTTTCCACCAAGATTTCTTTTGAATATGGAAGCAAAGAAATTCCCACAGACTCAGCCACCGCGCCTGCTACGGCTGCCATTGGGCCTACATTGGCGATTTTCGCGGCCTTTGCCATCCTATGAATGATAGGGGGAGCCATGGCATCGACATTAATCGGCACGAGACTGTGGTGGAAATCGGGATGTAGCTTTATATATTCCAAAAGTTGCCTGCGCGTATTTATAAGAGTGGATCGGGTGATTTTTTCAAGATTTCGATTGGCAGAAACATGCAGGTCCGATTCTCCTTCCACAACAGTGAAATTTTTTAGTCCTTCGGATTGCATCATTCGCCTATAAGTTCTTTCCTCATACATTCTCTCGCCTCTTTTGATTTGTAATTGCTCCAAGAGGACAAGCAGGGATGCAGTGTCCGCATGCCAGACACTTTTCGGGGGAAAAGCTTAAAAGCCAAGTTTTCGGGTCTAGTGACAGAGCTTTTGCTGGACATACTGCGGTGCATGCGCCGCAATGAACGCAAAGTTCATCATTCCAAATAATTTGGGAATCTCCCGAGTCGACATTTATGCCGGTAGTTTTTAGCCAGGTCAAGGCTTCGGATATTGCATTAGGGGTTCCGTCGATGAGAATGAGTAGATTTCCCGTTACGTTTAAACCTATAGACGCCCTGAGAATATTGATTCTTAAATCATAATTCTTGATGAGGGTATATGTGACAGGTTCCTCGGTCAATTCGGGGGGGAATGTTAAAAACCATTTTTCTTTCATTTTAAGCATCCCCTTTTCTTTTTATTTCCAAAGTGTTCAGAGTGTTTGTCAACGGAAATTGCGCCACAGGTTTTGTTATTTCAAAATCGCCGTTTTTGATTTGCTGTTTTAGCAGTTCGGCGATTTGTCTGGATTTATGCAGGCTTGTGATGGGGGCTGTCGGAATTTTCTTCCCCTGAATCTCTACAAAACCGCTTCTTAGTTCTTCATAGCTGACTGTGCCAAGGCTAGGTTTATCGCGTCGCTTTACGCTGTAATCTTCGATGTTGGTGAATATGTCCCTGTCAGTGATGGAAACGTTTGACATCATCTCGGCGTCAAGAATCGGAATTGGAATACCGATGCCCACGAACATGGAAATGCCATAATCTTCGAATACGGCAGGCTGAATAAATTCGGTCGACATGGATCTTAAATCGCCTGAGACCGCTAGAGTGCCCCCAGGTGCGTCGGGCAAACCGTTTTCTCGTCTGCTTCGACCGGAACAAAATTGGGTTCCCATCCAGGAAACAAAGCCTTGTGCACCTGCAAGGAAAATCTTGGTGCCGATGCCTATGGTCCTGTAATAGGGATCGTTTATTAGGGGACTCAACTGGCCGGAGGTGCAGTAGTGGACGTTGCCCATATTCGATTTTAAAATGCCCATATAGGTGTGAAGCGGCAGGTCTGAGGTATTTATAGCCGCGCTGTAATTTTGATAGGCATTTCTCGGATTATACAAATAAGCTTCATTGATGTCGTCCAAGGTAATGCATGTGTCGATGCTTTTTCGAGGATAACAATCCGTCCCAGGTGATGAGGCCTGGAGGCGAACCTCTTTACGGTCAATAAGATCGCAGATGACATGGGCGCCGCCGTAGTGAATACCTTTAGATATTGAAGTTTCCGTTGCTCCGATATAGGCATCCACAGCTGCCAAACCGGCGTATGCAGGCACGTCATTCAAAGTGACACTAGTCATTCGAATGGGTGGGTCAGCGTGACCGAAGTTTAGAAAAGCGCCTGTCGAGCACATTGGACCGAAGGTGGCTGTTGTTACAACGTCGACATACTTTGCCGCTTCGGTGATTCCCTTTTCGGCTATTATATCAAGGACTTCATCAGCGCTTACAATGACAGCCTTTCCCTCTTTGATTTTTTTGTTAATTTCTTCATACGATTTTTTGTTAGACATTTGAAACTCCTCTCTTTTTCATCTGGAAATAAAAAAAACCTCTTTCAACAGAAAGAAGTTTGTCCCCAATAGTTCTTATCTGCCGGTAAATACCGCTGGATTTAGCACCATGTACATAATGTACTGGTTGCCGGGCGTCATAGGGCCAGTCCCTCGACCACTCAGGATAAGTGTAATATTTAATTATTTAAGTGTTATTTTACATTAAGGAATATACATTGTCAAAGGTTTTTGCATATTTATAGAAAAGTTTTTTGCATATTTTCAAGAAACGAGTAATTAACACATAAAAAGACCCATTGCATTTGCAACAGATCTTTTTAAGTGTTAATTATAAGGTCAATGTCTTCTTCCATATAACCCTCCCCTATATTGTTATTCAGAGAATCTGCCTGCGCCGAAATGGTTAACATTCGGGTCGAAGCCCTTGAGCATATCCAATTCCTGCTTTGTCAAAGTTTTCTTTTCTTTCATGACCTTTGCCTCCTTTCAAAAAAATAAAACGTCCTTGAAGTAAACTTCAAGGACGGATTTTCCGCGGTACCACCTTAATTGCACTAATGTGCCTCTCTGTCGGTTCTAGCAAACCTAGGCCGATAACGAGGCCAATCGTTGCAAGTTACTTGTTTCGCCTGCAAAACTCCGGAGTGATCATTGCTCTTTAGCATTGTCGGTTTTCACCATTCCCGACTCTCTGATAATGCTTTGTAAAGAGTTTTGTCTCCATCAACGTTTTGTATATTAATGAGAAGTATAACAGAAGAATTATTGATATGCAAGGGAAATTTGAAAATAATTCAAAATAATCTGAAAACCACAATCCTATGCCGGAACATTATTGTGCAGGGGTATTCTACCTATCCCCTTGCTTGCGTTTGTTACAAAGACTCTTGCTAAACACGACGAGCTTGTAGCCTAGATATCCCACAATGATTCCGAGCATAATACCCGCAAATATGTCAGTAGGGTAATGTACATAAAGATATAGCCTTGAAAACGAAATTAGTATCGCAAGAACAAGTGCCGGCTTCCATAACCACTGTTGACTTAAATACAGT
This window encodes:
- a CDS encoding (2Fe-2S)-binding protein, with product MSQCDCCQSEIISLRLEDRSCPVCGKRGEPVSLLTVRSLVKNPSDVKLSDYYICKTHDCDVIYFGDGSKILKDQLKVPVWFKKDAQPVILCYCSNITDKDILKAMMELKTNDIEKILNYNGSRKPCECEKNNPTGKCCYNVIRNFISEAEKNMQ
- a CDS encoding flavodoxin family protein, translated to MKVVAINGSPNKEGNTYYALRIVADELEKEGIETEIIHIGNRVIRGCTACGQCGKNKDEKCVFGQDGVNECVQKMKEADGMLLGSPVHYAAVAGTMKSFLDRAFYVASKNGGLFRHKVGASVVAVRRSGGLPAFNQLNNYINYAEMIVPTSNYWNVIHGTAPGDALKDEEGLQIMRVLGKNMAWTMKVLKSGKKNIIEPEKEGKTYMSFIR
- a CDS encoding calcium/sodium antiporter, giving the protein MDIILHELFTQWSTLLLFLVIAISLALLSKGADILVEEAVSLSVRWGIPKMIIGATIVSLGTTLPEATVSVLAAVKGNPDLALGNAIGSIIADTGLIIGISALLGRLPVDKSVVNHQGKLQLLAGFLLAVVALPIFSRTGNGNISQMVGGIFILLLISYIIISIRWSRTAHGAMEQLKADEEVSLPMVLIKLFIGVVLVVVSSQILISSVEITAIRIGIPQGIIAATLVAFGTSLPELVTCVTAVRKGHGEIAIGNVVGADILNVLFVIGSAAIVTKGGLDVPVVFYKLQIPAMLVILTTFRLFTSRAKEGEEINKIEGMILFGMYIIYLALNYFML
- a CDS encoding FlxA-like family protein — protein: MKKTNILIVVLLVFSLFKNYGMASDIEQLRNQINNMSNSMSNEIMNISSSVYQAADEMKKQALWVRESEIEVAKANDDYSDFEADLTFTINEKKNGEELYIIATSEDGGKSERIEIPESEGMTYSLQLELADDNYSFELMGTDEAGSRTEKLAGINLKGIANRMVEIDGRVPSIKFSHDPDIGTIDFYVTLLSVHPKVLGELSGLARDIDFKSIEADVYVGETKVDTIDLLSGKGYEKKNIEEITNEIPATPEFAGEETNLYQFVGTYMLEGEACSDYLQAQESGDRYAREKSEVFFLIRATDNKGNVYRGVFPDHFYQLDGDEIKFRM
- the pheA gene encoding prephenate dehydratase → MKNPVVPILRIKQIGHIGGKGSYSHEAAKQYFPEDFFTSFDHFENVFKALENKTIDYGVVPIENSSTGGIRDVYDLLIKCKLHIVGEVYVNIEHHLLGLPGASRKDIQMVCSHPQGLMQSSEFIRINDYETKLCKDTDSAAAFIKENGNPSFAAIASASAGRIHNLNVIEKSISNFSHNTTRFFVLSSKPMTPCENGLTSLVFTTRHEPGCLYSALKHLSDYGINMLRIESRPMENRPWEYYFFVDIEGSTKDSKVQSALAHLEKHTLFFRILGSYINGKIEIESCG
- a CDS encoding homocysteine S-methyltransferase family protein, whose protein sequence is MTACPDFHAHSKRRKHKLNTLELQNKLGKEFVFFDGAMGTMLQKSGLPVGGLPEEYNFLHPEIIEDIHRQYAEAGADIITTNTFGANELKLAESNYSVEEIIHQAIALAKNKSNGSLVALDIGPIGQLLEPIGDLSFERAYDIFKRQVLAGVSGGADLILIETVSDLHELKAAVLAARENSNLPIFATMTFQRDGRTLTGTDPSTMAHVIGRLGVAALGVNCSLGPSELKPIIEAMSKATDVPIMVQPNAGLPKFHNGVTSFDISADDFAEEMASLVAAGASVLGGCCGSTPEFIIKMQKKVATLRPVSIKAEKATVVCSSTKTVQIGEDPVLIGERINPTGKKLFKEALKRGDFDYVVTEAILQKEAGAAILDVNVGIREIDEREAMIKAIKEIQDVLDTPLQIDSTKPAVLEAALRICNGKPIINSVSGEENSLRTILPLAKKYGACILGLTLDEKGIPKTAEDRIKVADKIIRRALKAGIPREDILIDCLVLTASAQQKEVIETIKAVTEIKRLFGVKTVLGISNVSFGLPGRDLINSTFLAMALSAGLDAPIVDPLSPGIQNIVKTYRVLSGKDENARDYLASFTDEPSIAPSSSDISQKSLKQIILEGHKGAVKEKTLEMLQTVDAMEIVNDHLIPALDYVGEQYEKRILFLPQLIRSAETVKSSFEILQEHLSKDGRPRLTKGRIILATVKGDVHDIGKNIVKTLLQNYGFEILDLGKNITPEAIVEEAIKNDIKLVGLSALMTTTVDTMAETIKLLNEKHPSCHTFVGGAVLSPELSRQIDADYYGKDARAAVSIAQDFFK